Genomic segment of Rana temporaria chromosome 12, aRanTem1.1, whole genome shotgun sequence:
tttggatggtgagctgtaatgGATCTCTGCCAGACATCGTTTGGTGTTGAAgccaaataattacattttagtctcatctaaCCATATCacatttttccatgtggcctcagaatcttcaaggtgtgttttactgtgactgcatgtggcctttcttgaggagtggcttttttcttgcaaccctcccatacaagccacatttgtagataatttgtgatattgttgtcacatgcacacaatgaccactctttgtcattaattcctgcaactgcttcagagttactttaggcctcttggtagcctctctgaccagttcCCTCCTGGCTCTTTCAACCAGTTTGGAGTGATGTCCTGATCCAGAGAGGGTCTTTGCTGTACCAAATACCTTTCACTTCTTaataatagacttcactgtgcttctatgcattgataaagcctttgatTTTTTTGGTATctatctcctgacttgtgcctgcCCACAACTTTACTCCAGGgatcttttgacagtgccttgccacccatagttgattgtttgcttcagttgcacaaCCAGGGACAgcaatgctccaggaaagctcttttcatgctgagctaatcaaaatcaCCATAGCTGATTACAGTTGAAAGTCAAAaagctttgtgtgccattgagaaggtgattagctgCACCTGATTAAGTGATACAAGTTTTTTTtaggagggggtgatcctttttccaactcagtgattctgtttttgttttgttttttcagaaatGTTGGTGTGATATCTTTCACTTGGCTCACAATTTTTTATGTAAAGGGATAAAACATCAGTCTGGGGATCATTAGCATGTTTTCTTTTATGTGAGGTACCCACAAGCAGTTCTGCTTGTCTGAACACATTTGATAGTTGCActcatgtcgtttttttttctcaagataTTGATTGTCCAGTGTGAAAAAATGCAGGTCACTGCACATAATGTGAAAGCGCTCTTAAATCTGTAATAGAAAACCTCTGTCCCAGAAAAAAATTGACGTTTTAAACGGAGGagttctaaacaaatggaatttcCAATTTTCCATGCAAACTCCTTTTTaaaaaccagcaaaaaaaaaaaaaatcagactccGTACAGAATTTCACCCAGTCAAAATGCAGCGAGCGTTCCCCCTCCTCTCCaatcaagaggttaactgctcAGCCTTGTTTAAATTTACAAAAGAAGAGTGCAGACTTGGAGCTGCCTGGAAGTGTGCATACAGTACATCAATATTTAAGTAACCAGATCTAACTACAAGCCTACGAACGCTGAAGGGAGAATTAGACGACAAAAGCGCTGCTCTCTAAGTGGCTCCTTAACACATCATTTTCAAACCTTTTTTCTTATACTAAAAGTCACGACCATTCACTATCACAGCCTCCTGATCATAACAAATATTGGATTTTAACTTCTTTTTCTAAGCTGGATTTAGTAAAGAGTGCCTGCAAATCCTATATACTGTTTGATGTTCCATGAAGAAGAAGCTGCTCAAGCAAGGGACAGAATTGTGGATTCTATGCATGGGTAAGTGACATTACTATCTGTTTTGCTAATTATTAAACACATACCAGATGCAACCATAGTAAATAAGGTTTGATCAAGGGAAAATGATATTGTACGTGTTCTATAGAGATAGCTTGTCAGTATGGATAAAAACTTACATTTGCTTGTACCTACAGTACTGGAATGCTACGTTGAGTGATAAACAGATGATGGAATGTTGTATGTCATGTTTAATTGAATTTCTGCATTTTCATTTTCAAGTTTTTCATATTCAGCTGTTATATAACAACCCTACCCACAACTATCTATAACTGCCATGTCCAGGCTGTGGAAGTTGGGGTCCTCTAACTATTTTAAGGGTCCACAGACAATTAGATTAATTTTACTCAGTTCAGTTAGATATTTTTAATGTATTGAACCTTGAATAATGGGAACGAAATACTTGGGACAACAAACATACGAAGACCCACCTATAGGGAAGGATTTATATATCATGGAATGCATACTTCATAATGGTAACCAAACACTTGGGGCACCAACATAAGAAGACCCACCTATAGGGAAGGATTTATATATCATGGAATGCATTATTTATAATGGTAACCAAACACTTGGGACACCAACATAAGAAGACCCACCTATAGGGAAGGATTTATATATCATGGAATGCATACTTCATAATGGTAACCAAACACTTGGGGCACCAACATAAGAAGACCCACCTATAGGGAAGGATTTATATATCATGGAATGCATTCTTTATAATGGTAACCAAACACTTGGGACACCAACATAAGAAGACCCATCTATAGGGAAGGATTTATATATCATGGAATGCATACTTCATAATGGTAACCAAACACTTGGGGCACCAACATAAGAAGACCCACCTATAGGGAAGGATTTATATATCATGGAATGCATTATTTATAATAGTAACCAAACACTTGGGACACCAAAATAAGAAGACCCACCTATAGGGAAGGATTTATATATCATGGAATGCATACTTCATAATGGTAACCAAACACTTGGGGCACCAACATAAGAAGACCCACCTATAGGGAAGGATTTATATATCATGGAATGCATACTTCATGATGGTAACCAAACACTTGGGAACCAACATAAGCATATCTATCTGTAGGAAAGGACTTATATATCACAGAATGTATACATCATAATGGTAACCAAACACTTGGGACACCAACATTAGAAGACCCACCTATAGGGAAGGACCTATATATCATGGAATGCATACTTCCTAATGGTAACCAAACAATTGGAAAACCAACATAAGCAGATCTATCTGAAGTGAAGGATTTAGATAATACATAAAATATACTTTTTAATGGTAATCAAATACTTGGGGCACTAACATAAGAAGACCTACTTATAGGGAAGGACTTATATATCATGGAATGCATACGTCATTTTTGAACCAAACCCTTGGGACACCGACATAAACAGAACCTTCTGTAGGGAAGGATTTATATAATATGCAAAATATACTTTATAATGGTAATTAAAACACTTGGGGCAGCAGTATAAGCAGACCCTTTTGTAGGGAAAGACTGATATAAAGAGGAATACTGTACATAATTTTTAAATGGTACCTAAACACTTAGGGCACCAGCATAAGCAGACCCATCGATAAGGAAGGATTTGGTCAtaataaacacaatgggccagattcagaaagcatttacgtcggcgtatctccagatacgccgccgtaatttcaaatgtgcgccgtcgcatctttgcgccgattcacaaagcgagatacgtccaaaaacatggcttcagccgtccgacgtaacttgcctaggccggcgtatcgtgggcgcatagttccgctggacgcattcggcgttcccattataaatatgcaaatgagctagatacgccgatacgctgtttacgtaaggcgtacgaccgaagtaactttacccctcataaagcaggggtaagtcatgttaaggtatggacgtcggaacgaccgtcgaaatttacgttgtttacgtaagtcgtacgtgaatagggctgtgcgtaagttacgtttacgtcgtaggcagtgttcgacgtatcttaggcattctagccgacgtgattttgagcatgcgcactgggatacgtccacggacggcgcatgcgccgttcgttcagcccctcatttacatggggtcacggctcattgtaatacaacacgcccactgccttgataatttgaattaggcgggcttacgccggtccatttacgctacgccgccgtaacttagggcgcaagttctttctgaatacggtactcgcctctctaagttacggcggcatagcgtatatgagatgcgctacgcccgccgaaagttacaccattctttctgaatccgggccattgtgtttataTTATATATCATAAAGGGCTCATTCTGGTACCCTCTAAATGTATTCTGAATTGCATCTTTGGGTTTCCCCCAGAAAATGGAAAGGGAGTCTGGTACGTCATcctcctttaaataaaaaaaaaactgtcaaccTTGTGAGCTGCCCAAAAAAGATAAGCAATGAACAAAGGTCTAGACGCCATTGTTACCTGTAGGCTCACTGCAGCTGTTTTCGTCCCCAATATTgacttattgtatttatttatggtatttttatagcgCTAACAATTTGCAAagcctttacatacagtatatattgtacattcacatcagtccctgccctcatagAGCATACAATCTGAGGTCCCTAACTCatattcatacatacatatactagggtcaatttacctaccagcatgtatttGGAGTGTGGGATGGAATCAGACAACCCAAGGGAAACCTTTACAATCTCAGGTAGAACATGCAAACCCCAGACAGGTGGTGTCATGGGTTGAAATTTGAACTGATGACTACAGTGCTGTCAgatagaagtgctaaccactacatcaCTGTGTTGGCTTACCATGCCATATTCTGTACTGTGTCCCTGTACAGGAGTGACCATTATGTCAGAGTTTCCCCCCATGATGACTGGTGATCTTATAACTGGTGGAGGAAATATTCAAGAAGCAACATGAGAAGTGTAAAAACCACAGATCCAGAGAAAAATGAAACAGAAGTAGTGAGATCCGAGCACTGCAGCTTTCTCTCCAACAGCGAGCAGTACAGTAGTGTTTATTATCACCAAATCTACCAAATCACTACCAATTTCAGTGCTTTAGAAAATCTCACATATAAACAGGAAGACAAAACTAGACAAGACAAGACAAAAGCTACgttttttagagccggttcacacaggcgcgactcgtcaggggacatagccgcctgacaagtcgcgctcccttctgtactatggaaccgttctaataggagcgactcaagtcctgtactactttgggacaacttcagggcgacttttattgacttcaatacagaagtcattttgcaagtcgcctccgaactcgtgggcagatcgccttgccgagtcgttcggcaagtcgtgctgcctctgtgtgaactggctctaaggccccgtacacacgagaggatcgatccgctggaattgatccgcggaccggctccagcggatagatcccctggtgtgtacgatccagcggatctgtttccgcggatttttgtccccggggatggatttccagcggatcaaaatttcttgacatgctaagaaatcgatccgctggaatccagtccaacggattgatccgctggtctgtacagactcaccggatcaatccgtccgaatccatcccccgcatgcgtcgtaatgattcggcgcatgcgtggaattccttatatgacagcgtcgcgcacgtcgccgcgtcatcatcgcggcaacggcgcgacacgccaccgcggacggaattccgcggggattttgatctcgtggttagtacaaccatgagatcaaaatccgccagaggatccaGCCCTGTGAGCACATCCAGCAGCCGTGGTTTGCTATCATATCGGGACGGGGGCACTGCAGATATGGATTTGATTAGATCTTTACTTTGTGAGTTGCAATAACAGTTTAATAGTGTCCCCGTCCTGCCAATGATAGCAAACCACCGCCgctggaggtgctcacagggctggaggagatGTCCGCCCCCAAGCTGACATCACTTATACCCACAGGAGTCCCAGAACTTAtcctccagccctgtgagcacctccagcGGCCATTGTTTGCTATTATCGGCGGCGACGGCAGGACAGAGACATTGCAGATATCGATTTGATTGGATATTTACTTTGTGAActgttataacattttaataaactATTGCTGTACTACATGGTGCTTCGTTTTCTTTCCTGGATTCACACACACAGTAGGGGTGGGAGAAATCACATGCAATTCTGACAggaatcgcactgcattcctgtttAAATCGCATGCAATTCTTTGTATTCCGATTTGTGCCCAGTCATTTTGTATGGACGCAAATTGCACCGCAAAGAATCAGTacttggtatcggcgagtacttaaccaaaagtattggtacttgaagataaaaaatggtatcggtgcatccagggccggccctatgatgggaccgggtggtaccatgggtaccaggcagcacttttaggggggaagcatactgatgcccgccagcccgttccgccagttccgctacccaaataaaattgatatcctttttttcccacaaatagagctttcttttggtgatatttgatcacctctgcggtttttattttttgtgctataaatatatatatttttttactttttgctataataaatatccccaaaattttgaaaaataaacgattttcttcagtttaggccaatatgtattcttctacatatttttggtaccaaaaaaacccacaattagcatacattgattagtttgcgcaaaagacattgtggtcgccggcaattcacaggtccctttatactcctggatacatgtatagagccatggcaggtccttttatacgcctatatgcatgtatagagacatgacaggccctctttatacatctatagagccatgacaggcccttgttatacttctttatacatgtatagagccatgacaggtcctctttatacatctatagagccatgacaggccctcgttatacttttttatacatgtatagagccatgtcaagtactctttatagtcctttatacatgtatagagcaatgacaggtcctcttgatattcctttacatgtaaagggtctcaacaggtcctctatatacatgtatagagccatgacaggtcctctttatacttctttatacatgtatagagccatgtcaagtactctttatagtcctatatacatttatagagccatgacaggtcctcttgatattcctttacatgtaaagagtaatgacaggtcctctatatacatgtatagagccatgacaggtcctcttgatattcctttacatgtaaagagtaatgacaggtcctctatatacatgtatagagccatgacaggtcccctttatactcccatacatgtatagagcaatgacaggtcctctttatactcctttatacatgtatagagccatgatgggtcccctttagttatcatgatataaaataatgaatgtgggggccttttgattggcgtgattttttttctggggggggggtggggcagcatttcattcttggtcccaggcagcataatgtcttgggccggcactgggtgCATCCCTAGTATTGGCCAATGGAGAAAACTATCATCTGttacatcatttgttgctatagaGAAGCACTAATCTGCCCAAATTGAGCTacaaaagtacagtaaaaccttggattgcaagtataattcgttccagaaacatgcttgtaatccaaagcacttgtatattaaagcaaatttccccttaagaaataatgtaaactcaaatgattcgttccacaaccatttattcataagtccttcagtctatagtccatataaaaagattatagcaatgtgataggttgtgtaaccataaaatgtccatccacaaatggaagcctcctcaagggaattagaagcaaaatccagtagGCGCTACAGAGAATAAAagaagagagacgcctctaagtgtagcaatatgttgcaaaatgttgcaccttcattaaatgtaaccatattgctacacttagaggcttctctcttcttttttatagccagttgtgacatgacgctactcttatatcaagacatcgcttgtatatcaagtcaaaatgtatttaaaaatgtagcttgtcttgcaaaacgctctcaaaccaagttactcttaaaccaaggttttactgtagctcCAAAACTTTTTTGTGCTTCGGGCCTTTGGcctcagacatttttttttctccctgaatGCTCCAAAACttttagatgtgaatggggccctaGAGTGGCTTCCAGGAACATGCAGAGTGACAACAATGTGCCAGGTGCTGGAACCTTCTCTGTGCTAAAAAGCACCAGAACCCTTAGGTGGAGTAATCTCTGCTTGACAGTAAAACTATAGCACTGGCCCAACTGGGCTTAGTACGGGAGCAGGTGTTCAGGTAGGTAAATAACACTTATACTAGAGGGGTTATTATTATTCCAGCCAGCCACTGACCAACAATGCTGGAAGAAGGTTATTTTTTACAGCTTTTATCCAGCATGGGGGTTATTGCAGCCACCCACACTAGTGCTGGAGATTAATATTCCTGCCAATGACGCCAATGCTGGGGTTATGACTACTGCCTAGGACACCAATGCCAAGGCTTATTTTACTCTCACACTACAAGCCATACACAGTAATTCCACACCCATTTTGTTGGTTATGCCTCCACGTGTTCAGCATCCCTCCTATTTTCAAATGTTGGTAACGATGAAAGTGAGAGTCTTTGGGCTCCTACACTATGGACAAAATGCTAGGTTCAGTATCTCTGCAAAAAGTTGCAACCATACTTACAGCTGCTGTTGTCCACCCCAACTGGCTAATTCTACTCCCACCCCTAGTGTGCGCGacttttaatttaattattattgaaATTAATTGTGATATATGAggggtctgttaaaaaaaatgtactttcccCAAGTCCAGAAACCCCACTAAATGAAAACCCAGATCTATAGGACTTGAGCTTAGTAGTCATATTAAAATTTTCTTCATtcctttttatgttttgtttttcaggaGCACATGGTAAAATAGCTGGCGGTGACCATGGTCCATAAAAGCAAAGCATTTTGGATTGGCAACTTTAAAGATCACGCCATTAACATAAATATTGGAGGATTGAAGAAGCGGATTAGCTCCATCATGCTATCACAGTTTCCAAACACCAGGCTGGGGCGATTGCTTTTCTGCGATTCTGAAGAATCCATCCTACAGATCTGTGATGACTATGACTTGGTGTCGAAGGAATTCTACTTTGACCGAAACCCTGGCTTGTTCCCAtatgttctttatttttatgagaCGGGAAAGTTGCACATGATGGATGACTTATGCGCTTTTTCATTCTCACAAGAAATTGAATACTGGGAaataagtgaattttttttagactcttGCTGTAGTTATCGATACCATGAGCGTAAGTTAGAAAGTAGAAGACGGAACTGGGATGAAGAGAGTGAAGTAAGCAGTGTGGATACATCTGTAGATGAAATTTCTGACTTTAATCAAGACCTCATGCACTTCAACACACTGCAGTGTGGCAATTTGCGGAAAAGGCTCTGGCTGACTATGGAGAATCCCGGCTATTCAATACCAAGCAAAATTTTCAGCTTTATTTCTATCTGTGTAGTTATTCTATCTATATCAACAATGTGTATTAACAGCATGCCAGAATATCAACAAGTAGACAAGGATGATGTTCCCATCGATGACCCTGTCCTCCACAATCTGGAGTATTTCTGTATCTCCTGGTTCACATTTGAAGTGTCTTCTAGGCTACTTCTTGCTCCCAGCCTGAAGAAGTTCTTTAAGCATCCATTAAACCTGATAGATATTGTGTCTGTTCTACCCTTCTACTTCACTCTTTTGGTAGACTTGACCATTGGCAGTGATTATGAGTTGGGAAATTTGGGTAAGGTTGTACAAGTGTTTCGACTTATGAGGATTTTTCGAGTCCTCAAATTGGCACGACATTCAACTGGCCTTCGGTCACTTGGAGCAACGCTTAAGGTAAAATACTATGTAAATTATGTTTATAATTTTCTTGGTTTTTCACAAA
This window contains:
- the KCNS1 gene encoding potassium voltage-gated channel subfamily S member 1, translated to MVHKSKAFWIGNFKDHAININIGGLKKRISSIMLSQFPNTRLGRLLFCDSEESILQICDDYDLVSKEFYFDRNPGLFPYVLYFYETGKLHMMDDLCAFSFSQEIEYWEISEFFLDSCCSYRYHERKLESRRRNWDEESEVSSVDTSVDEISDFNQDLMHFNTLQCGNLRKRLWLTMENPGYSIPSKIFSFISICVVILSISTMCINSMPEYQQVDKDDVPIDDPVLHNLEYFCISWFTFEVSSRLLLAPSLKKFFKHPLNLIDIVSVLPFYFTLLVDLTIGSDYELGNLGKVVQVFRLMRIFRVLKLARHSTGLRSLGATLKHSYREVGILLLYLAVGVLVFSGMAYTAEKDEDTGFDTIPSCWWWGTVSMTTVGYGDVVPATVAGKLAASGCILGGILVVALPITIIFNKFSHFYRRQKALENAVRNSDRRPSQEPQDDSDKISESLTEL